A genomic stretch from uncultured Cohaesibacter sp. includes:
- a CDS encoding GTPase-associated system all-helical protein GASH, giving the protein MQQLKLADCYGYAGLSPDAVNIPLRIEPFKKIAENLTRSQIIDTVRAYFGMPMQHDTGWLSDPISETDEAFSMVTNKNELAIFAMALIAHQMREEDDQFTALVFLVANACGHRKASVYPQFVEIMKAAASDLTTSTRCKLDMKSIRARALNKGLGGSEKDLIPPNDFAAVNDVVKAVNLDSHDMTKHLAQQINATLSPMRSEVARLREETDMLWWLIGGESRLVCEPYADMKPGRAAFLIGSELAGLSRTCLGPKAATFLINKALRDGRTDKLSKVKIEDVPKLFALEELSDVTPDCTISDVRDLCSVGNAIARASEAGSQTAWKKRYHEDGSLSATATFSPSDLAIQSFREFLLLNTLSS; this is encoded by the coding sequence ATGCAACAACTTAAACTTGCAGATTGCTACGGATATGCGGGCCTTTCGCCTGACGCGGTAAATATACCGCTACGTATCGAACCATTTAAGAAGATTGCGGAGAATCTAACTCGGTCACAAATCATTGATACTGTGCGCGCGTATTTTGGTATGCCAATGCAGCACGATACAGGGTGGTTATCGGACCCGATTTCGGAGACTGATGAAGCGTTCTCGATGGTTACCAACAAAAATGAATTGGCCATTTTTGCCATGGCCCTTATCGCGCACCAAATGCGAGAGGAAGACGATCAGTTTACAGCACTGGTCTTCCTTGTCGCAAATGCCTGCGGGCACCGCAAAGCAAGCGTCTATCCCCAGTTTGTCGAGATCATGAAAGCTGCGGCGAGTGACTTGACAACATCTACCCGTTGCAAACTCGACATGAAAAGTATTCGTGCCAGAGCGTTGAATAAGGGACTAGGTGGTTCCGAGAAGGATCTTATCCCACCCAATGACTTCGCTGCTGTCAATGATGTGGTGAAGGCTGTGAATTTGGACAGCCATGACATGACAAAGCATCTTGCACAGCAAATAAACGCGACTCTCAGTCCAATGAGGTCTGAAGTCGCCAGACTGCGCGAAGAGACAGATATGCTGTGGTGGCTGATTGGCGGCGAGAGTAGGCTTGTTTGTGAGCCATACGCGGACATGAAACCTGGTCGGGCAGCATTCTTGATTGGTTCCGAGCTTGCCGGGCTGTCTCGAACGTGTTTAGGCCCAAAAGCAGCAACGTTTCTAATTAACAAAGCGTTGCGTGACGGTCGAACAGATAAGCTGTCGAAAGTAAAGATAGAAGATGTTCCCAAACTCTTCGCCCTTGAAGAATTATCAGATGTCACTCCCGACTGTACGATCTCCGATGTTCGAGACTTGTGTAGTGTTGGCAATGCTATTGCCCGGGCAAGCGAAGCTGGATCTCAAACCGCATGGAAGAAAAGGTATCACGAAGACGGAAGCCTATCAGCAACAGCTACCTTTTCGCCGAGTGATCTCGCGATTCAGAGTTTCCGCGAATTCCTTCTCCTGAACACGCTTTCAAGCTGA
- a CDS encoding metallophosphoesterase, giving the protein MLVLHLSDIHFKNGEAGSSMDQDHHVRTVLLRDLRQQCKAIDATPDVVLVSGDIAFAGDADEYSFAQTWLEEVCAAAGCDTSAIMIIPGNHDVQQTVTKKLLVQSIHNDIKATTDMKLLPGKLTQFLNEEDTRDWLYKSIENYNDFATQYFCDLLPPNRTTVERRFELNDGSILCITGLNSAFVSSQNDKEGTLYVDPSAQRITHEDGVTHLVMCHHPYNWLANGKQLEDHLNVVSKIQIFGHEHTTRVLLGRDWIRVAASAAHPDRREDGWEPGYNLLELSVATEGNSRSLHIKAHVRVWQNRPTQFVSKMDGAADHFSQTIPLEAWHPPMSPEQDQAAEAFPALDGTVAPAEDASMTSLRTLSIQYFKLTFSKKLEIAGSLELFEEADSKLPDHERFRRVLLRARERDLLDELKAAIDAANPPRLPDQGK; this is encoded by the coding sequence ATGCTAGTCCTTCATCTTTCAGATATTCACTTCAAAAATGGCGAAGCGGGTTCGTCCATGGATCAAGACCACCATGTACGCACCGTCCTCCTGCGCGACCTTCGCCAACAATGCAAAGCTATAGATGCTACACCAGACGTCGTTCTTGTCTCCGGCGACATTGCATTTGCAGGAGACGCCGACGAGTACAGCTTCGCACAAACATGGCTTGAAGAAGTATGCGCGGCAGCTGGGTGCGATACGAGCGCAATCATGATTATCCCCGGCAATCACGATGTTCAGCAAACCGTAACCAAAAAACTCTTGGTTCAATCTATTCACAACGACATTAAAGCGACCACAGATATGAAGCTTCTCCCAGGGAAGCTCACCCAATTCCTCAACGAAGAAGACACTCGTGATTGGCTGTATAAATCAATTGAAAACTACAACGATTTTGCGACCCAGTATTTTTGCGATTTACTGCCGCCTAACAGAACCACAGTGGAACGGCGTTTTGAGCTGAACGACGGATCAATCCTGTGCATCACCGGCCTGAACTCTGCGTTTGTCTCAAGCCAGAATGATAAAGAAGGAACGCTCTATGTTGATCCATCGGCACAACGAATCACCCATGAGGATGGTGTGACACATCTAGTAATGTGTCACCATCCTTACAATTGGTTGGCGAATGGCAAACAGCTTGAAGACCATCTGAATGTCGTCTCTAAAATCCAGATTTTTGGTCACGAGCATACCACTCGCGTTTTGTTGGGCCGGGACTGGATTAGAGTCGCAGCAAGTGCGGCACACCCCGACCGACGGGAAGATGGATGGGAACCTGGTTACAACCTTTTGGAACTATCGGTAGCTACCGAAGGCAATAGCCGTTCCCTACATATCAAGGCTCATGTTAGAGTATGGCAAAACAGGCCAACACAGTTTGTTTCTAAGATGGATGGAGCTGCCGATCATTTCAGTCAAACGATTCCTTTGGAGGCCTGGCACCCCCCAATGTCACCCGAACAAGATCAAGCGGCAGAGGCCTTTCCGGCGCTTGACGGAACGGTGGCTCCAGCTGAGGACGCCTCGATGACTTCGTTACGCACACTCAGCATCCAATACTTCAAACTCACCTTCAGCAAGAAGCTAGAGATTGCGGGCAGTCTTGAACTTTTCGAAGAGGCAGATTCCAAACTGCCTGACCATGAACGCTTCCGTCGGGTCCTGCTCCGTGCTCGGGAACGCGATTTACTAGATGAACTCAAAGCCGCAATTGATGCAGCCAATCCTCCAAGACTACCGGATCAAGGAAAATGA
- a CDS encoding SMP-30/gluconolactonase/LRE family protein, with product MELTLPGAAIERLNTGMLWAEGPVYFPAGDFLIWSDIPNDCLWQWVPGLGAKVYSHHSNNTNGNTRDREGRLISCQHLTRSVVRTEWDGTTTTLASLHDGKKLNSPNDVVVASDGAVWFTDPSYGILSDYEGKKSTPEQDGCYVYRVDPDTGDVRAMITSLKMPNGLVFSPDEKTLYVADSSQSHFSDGYHHIFAFDIGPDWSLSNRRVFAEIEHGVPDGMRVDEAGNLWSSSARGVETFGPDGSHKGYIAIPETVSNLCFGGKKRNRLFITASSSVYAVYVGVKGSE from the coding sequence ATGGAATTGACCTTGCCTGGCGCTGCTATTGAGCGATTGAACACGGGTATGTTGTGGGCTGAAGGGCCGGTTTATTTTCCCGCGGGTGATTTTCTGATCTGGTCGGATATTCCAAATGATTGTCTTTGGCAGTGGGTGCCCGGACTCGGCGCCAAGGTCTATAGCCACCATTCAAACAATACCAATGGCAATACAAGAGACAGAGAAGGGCGTCTGATTTCCTGTCAGCATCTCACGAGATCTGTCGTAAGAACCGAGTGGGATGGTACAACTACGACCCTTGCCAGTCTGCATGATGGCAAAAAGCTGAACTCCCCTAATGATGTGGTTGTTGCGTCCGACGGTGCGGTCTGGTTCACAGATCCCAGCTACGGAATTCTCAGCGATTATGAGGGCAAGAAGAGCACGCCCGAACAGGATGGATGCTATGTCTACCGCGTTGATCCGGATACCGGTGATGTGAGGGCCATGATAACCTCGCTGAAAATGCCGAACGGATTGGTTTTCTCTCCGGACGAAAAGACGCTTTATGTCGCAGATTCAAGTCAATCGCATTTCAGTGACGGCTACCATCATATCTTCGCATTTGATATCGGTCCCGACTGGTCTTTGAGCAATAGACGGGTATTCGCGGAGATCGAGCATGGCGTGCCCGATGGGATGCGGGTCGATGAAGCTGGCAACCTGTGGTCCTCATCTGCGAGGGGGGTCGAGACATTTGGGCCTGATGGTTCGCACAAGGGTTATATCGCAATACCGGAAACGGTTTCAAATCTCTGTTTTGGCGGAAAGAAACGCAATCGACTGTTCATCACAGCATCGTCGTCCGTTTATGCCGTCTATGTGGGGGTAAAAGGGAGTGAGTAA
- a CDS encoding sugar ABC transporter substrate-binding protein, whose product MSDKLQNTKQEGRRDFLKGVMLGSAVLGSGIVTPGLVVGESGNAVAAENERYKMAFVQIQPHTVSSAWSKGLEEVLSTQQNIDYQQLDGQNKVEVQVSLMDTLINEGAKVIFLQPIDSVALGPSIKKARRRGIAVITLNIDASEEHAAHVEMNHYYGAMDIAKEMGKRMGGKGKIAILNAPPGIIIRDQRTNGFIDGMKKYYPDIEIAADQVADWSRKKAQDVLSNILTAQPDITGVYGVNDSMALGGVDVCKQKGILDKMVIFGNDGETAALESIERGELTGTQFTDVYQQGRFAAAAASVFVSGGVNAKDFKQQGKLLMPYVIATSETVGSIQPAQRW is encoded by the coding sequence ATGTCCGATAAATTACAAAATACTAAACAGGAAGGTCGCCGCGACTTTCTCAAGGGGGTCATGCTTGGATCAGCTGTGCTTGGGAGTGGCATCGTAACGCCTGGGCTTGTTGTAGGGGAGAGTGGAAACGCTGTCGCTGCCGAGAACGAGCGATATAAAATGGCTTTTGTCCAGATCCAGCCGCACACGGTTTCCTCTGCTTGGAGTAAAGGCTTGGAGGAGGTCCTGTCTACCCAGCAGAATATCGACTATCAGCAGCTTGACGGTCAGAACAAGGTCGAAGTTCAGGTGAGCCTGATGGATACGCTTATCAATGAGGGGGCCAAGGTCATCTTCTTGCAGCCTATCGACAGCGTAGCGCTTGGGCCATCAATCAAGAAGGCTCGTCGTCGTGGCATCGCCGTTATCACACTGAATATCGATGCGTCTGAAGAGCATGCCGCTCATGTCGAAATGAACCACTATTACGGTGCCATGGACATTGCCAAAGAGATGGGCAAACGCATGGGTGGTAAAGGCAAGATAGCCATTCTGAATGCGCCTCCTGGTATCATCATTCGTGATCAGCGAACGAACGGCTTCATCGATGGCATGAAGAAATACTATCCTGACATCGAGATTGCAGCGGATCAGGTTGCGGATTGGTCGCGCAAAAAAGCTCAGGATGTTTTGTCAAACATTCTGACCGCGCAGCCTGATATCACAGGGGTCTATGGGGTTAATGACTCCATGGCTCTGGGTGGTGTTGATGTCTGCAAGCAGAAGGGCATTCTGGACAAGATGGTTATCTTCGGGAATGACGGAGAGACTGCAGCTCTGGAATCCATTGAGCGTGGCGAATTGACCGGTACCCAGTTTACCGATGTTTATCAGCAAGGTCGCTTTGCCGCTGCCGCAGCTTCCGTCTTCGTTTCAGGAGGTGTGAACGCCAAAGACTTTAAGCAACAGGGCAAACTGCTGATGCCTTATGTCATTGCGACATCTGAAACGGTTGGTTCCATTCAACCTGCTCAGCGCTGGTAA
- a CDS encoding ABC transporter permease — protein MVRLRQLPNIELLAFFVLLYAFFCFYAPHFNTASNLENLLVGYSFIAVLAIGQSFPIMVRGIDLSIGSVMALGGMVLFDLSVIYEVPGYLVIPAVLVVCLVAGLINGALVVWLRLQPFVATLSTLAAYRGVVYAISGRQLFPEMATQPIRDPWLTGVDSYLDIGGVTGLDQYMNMPWLPLSFFLLVLIFIIIQTMHSKTQFGMNFKIVGGNPEAARLAGINVKLTILSAYGLSGLSAGIAAIILVTRLTTATEALGSGMELTAIAAAVIGGISLQGGIGNAFGPIIGAMLLGIILLGLTLLGISQFVQQVISGLILIGAIGYDKFLSDMRVRKARAMQSRS, from the coding sequence ATGGTACGCCTTCGCCAGTTGCCCAACATTGAGTTGTTGGCCTTCTTTGTACTTCTGTACGCGTTCTTCTGTTTTTACGCCCCACATTTCAATACAGCCTCCAATCTTGAGAATTTGCTCGTCGGCTATTCCTTCATTGCGGTGCTGGCGATCGGGCAGTCCTTTCCGATTATGGTGCGCGGTATTGATCTTAGCATAGGGTCTGTCATGGCTCTTGGGGGCATGGTTCTGTTTGATCTCAGCGTGATCTATGAGGTGCCCGGATATCTTGTGATTCCTGCGGTGCTTGTGGTTTGTCTTGTCGCGGGTCTGATCAATGGCGCTCTGGTTGTCTGGCTTCGGTTACAGCCGTTTGTTGCCACCTTGTCGACACTGGCTGCCTATCGAGGTGTTGTATATGCCATTTCAGGGCGGCAGCTTTTTCCGGAGATGGCCACTCAACCGATTAGAGATCCGTGGTTGACCGGTGTGGATTCCTATCTTGATATCGGAGGAGTTACAGGGCTTGACCAATATATGAACATGCCTTGGCTGCCTCTTTCCTTCTTTTTGCTGGTGCTGATTTTCATCATCATTCAAACGATGCACAGCAAGACTCAATTTGGGATGAACTTTAAGATTGTTGGTGGCAATCCTGAAGCAGCTCGCCTTGCAGGCATAAACGTCAAGCTTACAATTCTCAGTGCCTATGGCCTTTCGGGATTGAGCGCCGGTATCGCGGCGATCATCCTGGTGACCCGCTTAACGACAGCAACAGAAGCTTTGGGCAGCGGCATGGAATTGACCGCTATTGCAGCGGCAGTTATTGGCGGCATCAGCTTGCAGGGAGGTATCGGGAACGCGTTCGGACCCATCATTGGGGCGATGTTGCTCGGGATCATTCTGTTGGGGCTTACATTGCTTGGCATTTCCCAATTTGTGCAGCAGGTCATTTCAGGTCTGATCCTCATTGGTGCCATTGGCTATGACAAATTCCTTTCAGATATGCGGGTGCGTAAGGCCCGCGCAATGCAGAGCAGGAGTTGA
- a CDS encoding sugar ABC transporter ATP-binding protein, whose protein sequence is MSKQVLLEGKQLSKAFGRFVALENADFKIHAGEVHGLCGSNGAGKSTLIKILTGAHRPTGGEVLVNGALAPSGSPLAMLELGVACIYQHSNLIPALTVLDNVFLGRPPRSKVGFIDTLEQRKRAEALLEKYNIDLDLDAQVSALATVKQKEVEILKALALDAQVILMDEPTAWLSHSEVRKLHDTIAHLKELGVGLVYISHVLDEVFQVCDTVTVMRDGAVVWTGDIEQITRSDLVDRMVGNDLGEASRLVAAEPRRPKGTGEVMLSAQNLSMTNMFEDINFDLYKGEILCLTGLIGSKRTELLHGIFGSAKLSEGKVQVQNNLVHFSSPSQAIEAGIGFVPEDRLRDGLLLDHSVSENLIFAALNKVSKWGFWNNRAVKKLTDRQIKDLNVKPADGSKIVKRLSGGNQQKVLLGKWLEIEPKILFLDEPTVGVDVGAKSEIYAILRKLREQGTAILLVSSDIEEVMTIADRIAVMVAGRMTMTCAADDISQDELVLQISGGKN, encoded by the coding sequence ATGTCCAAGCAAGTTCTTCTCGAAGGCAAACAACTAAGCAAAGCGTTTGGTCGCTTTGTTGCTCTTGAAAATGCGGACTTCAAAATTCATGCCGGTGAAGTGCATGGGTTGTGTGGCAGCAATGGCGCGGGCAAGTCAACGCTCATAAAAATTCTCACTGGTGCACACCGCCCCACAGGGGGAGAGGTGCTCGTTAATGGCGCATTGGCTCCTTCAGGGAGCCCGCTGGCGATGTTGGAACTGGGGGTTGCTTGTATCTACCAGCATTCCAATCTGATCCCTGCGTTGACGGTTCTGGATAATGTTTTCCTTGGCCGTCCGCCCAGATCCAAGGTCGGTTTCATTGATACACTCGAACAGCGTAAAAGAGCAGAGGCGCTGCTTGAGAAGTACAATATCGATCTGGATCTGGATGCGCAGGTATCGGCGCTGGCGACGGTGAAGCAGAAAGAAGTAGAGATTCTCAAGGCTTTGGCGCTGGATGCCCAAGTTATCCTGATGGATGAGCCCACGGCCTGGTTGTCCCATTCGGAAGTGCGCAAGCTGCATGATACGATTGCCCATCTCAAGGAATTGGGTGTGGGATTGGTCTACATTTCGCATGTGCTGGACGAAGTCTTTCAGGTTTGTGACACAGTTACCGTCATGCGTGATGGGGCCGTCGTTTGGACCGGTGATATCGAGCAGATTACCCGCTCCGATCTTGTCGACCGGATGGTTGGCAATGATCTTGGAGAGGCGTCCCGTCTGGTTGCTGCAGAGCCGCGTCGGCCGAAGGGAACTGGTGAGGTGATGTTATCGGCTCAAAATTTGTCGATGACCAACATGTTCGAGGACATCAACTTCGATCTCTACAAGGGGGAGATCCTCTGCCTGACAGGGCTTATTGGATCTAAACGAACCGAACTGCTGCATGGCATATTCGGTTCTGCCAAATTGTCTGAAGGCAAGGTGCAGGTTCAGAATAACTTGGTGCATTTTTCTTCTCCTTCTCAAGCCATCGAGGCGGGTATCGGGTTCGTGCCGGAGGATCGGCTTCGGGATGGACTGCTGCTTGATCATTCGGTGTCTGAGAATCTGATTTTTGCGGCCCTCAATAAAGTCTCCAAATGGGGGTTCTGGAATAATCGCGCCGTCAAGAAGCTGACTGATCGACAAATTAAGGATCTCAACGTCAAACCTGCGGATGGATCCAAAATCGTCAAACGATTGAGTGGAGGCAATCAGCAGAAGGTGTTGCTGGGGAAATGGCTGGAAATCGAACCAAAGATCTTATTCCTCGACGAGCCCACAGTAGGGGTTGATGTGGGAGCAAAATCGGAAATTTACGCAATTCTTCGGAAGCTTAGAGAGCAGGGGACAGCCATTCTTCTTGTGTCTTCGGATATCGAGGAAGTCATGACGATTGCAGACCGTATCGCCGTGATGGTGGCTGGTCGCATGACAATGACCTGTGCCGCCGATGACATCTCTCAAGATGAATTGGTTCTCCAGATCAGCGGAGGAAAGAATTGA
- a CDS encoding ABC transporter permease produces the protein MLNLSTFLRNVIPTYAMPVALLVVIGLFGIMAPVFLTASNFTAIIYQMSITGIMAVGMTFVIMTGGIDLSVGPVLASSGLVVFFLLHIAHFPLIPAVALGILTGAVTGAISGFVVSVFKLPAMIVTLGMLSIVRGTALLAGGPDLHLVKNQPGFEFIGNGFLFGIPFAIWIFAFVSVLFIFIQKRTTFGLQVASLGDNERAAYLSGRRVRLVKMMTYVICGMGAALAGIIQSSQVHTAAATYGEFGTELDVIAAVVLGGASLLGGKGSVARTILGVLFLAVLNNGFNILNVPIDYQLIIKGVIIVVALSLTEWANSKVA, from the coding sequence ATGCTGAATCTGTCTACGTTTTTGCGCAATGTTATTCCCACCTATGCCATGCCAGTCGCTTTGCTGGTTGTGATTGGCCTCTTCGGGATTATGGCGCCAGTGTTTTTGACCGCTTCAAACTTCACGGCGATCATCTATCAAATGTCGATTACGGGCATCATGGCCGTTGGGATGACCTTTGTGATCATGACCGGTGGTATTGATCTCTCTGTAGGGCCGGTTTTGGCTAGTTCTGGGCTGGTTGTGTTCTTCCTGCTCCATATTGCCCATTTCCCGCTTATTCCCGCTGTTGCATTGGGTATTCTGACCGGAGCGGTGACGGGAGCGATTAGCGGGTTTGTAGTCTCTGTGTTCAAGCTGCCCGCAATGATCGTAACCTTGGGTATGCTTTCCATCGTTCGAGGCACCGCGCTTCTTGCCGGTGGTCCAGACTTGCATCTGGTCAAGAACCAGCCCGGTTTCGAGTTCATCGGCAATGGCTTCTTGTTTGGTATCCCGTTCGCCATCTGGATCTTCGCTTTCGTCAGCGTGTTGTTTATCTTTATCCAGAAGCGCACCACTTTCGGCCTGCAAGTTGCCTCTCTGGGTGACAATGAAAGAGCTGCCTATCTCTCAGGTCGGCGTGTCAGGCTCGTCAAGATGATGACCTATGTGATTTGCGGCATGGGGGCTGCCTTAGCGGGCATCATTCAGAGCTCACAGGTGCATACGGCAGCAGCCACCTATGGCGAGTTTGGTACTGAGCTAGACGTTATCGCAGCCGTTGTACTGGGGGGCGCCAGCCTGCTTGGCGGTAAGGGATCTGTTGCCCGTACCATTCTGGGAGTGCTGTTTCTGGCTGTGCTCAACAACGGGTTCAACATTCTCAATGTGCCTATCGACTATCAGCTCATCATCAAGGGCGTCATTATCGTGGTTGCGCTTTCCTTAACTGAATGGGCCAACTCGAAAGTGGCGTAG
- a CDS encoding sensor histidine kinase, which produces MTDKSPIPATFSTERVINITRAIAGRVGYQAVIDAMSEEIQEILPHNHFDVVILDEAKENLVAYETGIQTAWGGINRKNVSTSPIRDILLGKVDYLITANAMEDLRFNNESMFNAPIFEHTLRSRLHVQVRVAGELIGALSISSTRPDLYSLEHIENAKLLSDLIGPYFFALWQSELVRVSEIARVKEAARLEGLRSGARYVTDELERARAQIGMDLHDQTLADLSRTLRWLGSVEELDGEDLNDLKEELAHCLLGLRHIVDDAKPTVLEMFGLIEAVQAQLDRQIKTARQDISVEIIDQSDGLIDELPLNLRLVFYRILQEAGNNSIRHSGCSHLVVTFKSDAEQLVISFKDNGCGYHKESYASCGGMLNMKTRASLVGAKVHFSQPGSPAELTISYHQEQGPREPNTK; this is translated from the coding sequence ATGACAGATAAATCCCCAATTCCGGCTACTTTTTCGACTGAACGGGTCATAAATATCACCCGCGCTATCGCTGGCCGTGTCGGTTATCAGGCCGTTATTGATGCAATGAGCGAAGAGATCCAGGAGATTTTGCCGCATAATCATTTTGATGTCGTCATTCTGGATGAGGCCAAGGAAAATCTGGTTGCTTACGAAACCGGTATCCAGACAGCATGGGGAGGGATCAATCGGAAAAATGTTTCGACCAGTCCTATCCGCGACATCCTCCTGGGCAAGGTGGATTATCTGATCACCGCGAATGCAATGGAAGACCTGCGTTTCAATAATGAAAGCATGTTCAACGCGCCGATCTTTGAACATACCCTGAGGTCGCGATTGCATGTGCAGGTGCGGGTTGCTGGAGAATTGATCGGAGCCTTGTCAATATCTTCGACAAGACCCGATCTTTATTCTCTGGAGCATATCGAGAATGCTAAGCTGCTCAGCGATCTGATTGGTCCCTATTTCTTCGCCCTGTGGCAGTCGGAACTGGTGCGGGTTTCTGAAATCGCCCGTGTCAAGGAAGCCGCCCGACTGGAAGGACTGCGATCTGGAGCGCGCTATGTTACCGATGAGCTGGAGCGAGCGCGGGCGCAGATCGGCATGGATTTGCATGATCAAACCTTGGCAGACCTCTCGCGCACTTTGCGCTGGCTCGGCTCGGTGGAAGAGCTGGATGGTGAGGATTTAAATGATCTCAAGGAAGAATTGGCGCATTGCCTTTTGGGGCTAAGGCATATTGTGGATGATGCCAAGCCAACCGTCCTAGAGATGTTTGGGCTGATTGAAGCCGTACAGGCGCAGTTGGACCGGCAAATCAAAACCGCACGGCAGGATATCTCCGTCGAGATTATTGACCAGTCTGATGGGCTCATCGATGAGTTGCCGCTGAATCTCAGGTTGGTTTTCTATCGTATTCTGCAGGAAGCGGGAAACAACTCTATTCGCCATTCCGGCTGCAGCCATCTTGTCGTCACTTTCAAGAGTGACGCAGAGCAATTGGTCATTTCTTTTAAAGACAATGGGTGTGGCTACCACAAGGAAAGTTACGCCAGCTGCGGTGGGATGCTGAATATGAAAACCCGCGCTTCTCTGGTTGGGGCCAAAGTGCATTTCTCTCAGCCCGGTAGTCCGGCTGAACTGACAATCTCCTACCATCAGGAACAGGGCCCTAGGGAGCCGAACACAAAATGA
- a CDS encoding response regulator transcription factor, which yields MKGRSILIVEDDLLHREFLCKVVSNPDMGFVDVLEASDGEEGLALAQKFRPDAIILDLQIPKITGVDVAKAVWAKFPELPIMFWSNYADEAYVRGVAKVAPSETAYGYLLKSSSSDRLERAIKGIFEDRQTIIDYEVVGIQKRSKNSYHALTDTEYEVLLDIALGLTDSAISERRCISLRTVQSRLQSIYSKMGISDVPSTKGGAVFNRRNRAVVLALLARQINSKTLEALNNELDFVDVE from the coding sequence ATGAAGGGACGCTCGATCCTGATTGTTGAAGATGATTTGCTGCACCGTGAATTCCTGTGCAAGGTGGTGAGCAATCCGGATATGGGATTTGTTGACGTGCTGGAAGCGTCTGATGGAGAGGAGGGGCTTGCTCTGGCTCAGAAGTTCCGCCCTGATGCGATCATTCTTGATTTGCAAATTCCCAAGATTACCGGCGTTGATGTCGCCAAGGCCGTTTGGGCGAAATTTCCTGAGCTGCCCATCATGTTTTGGTCTAACTATGCCGATGAAGCTTATGTTCGCGGCGTGGCCAAGGTCGCACCATCGGAAACCGCCTATGGCTATCTTCTCAAATCTTCATCTTCAGATCGGCTGGAACGAGCAATCAAGGGAATTTTTGAAGATCGGCAGACGATCATTGATTATGAAGTTGTCGGAATTCAGAAGCGGTCAAAAAACAGCTATCACGCTCTGACTGATACTGAATATGAAGTGCTGCTGGATATCGCTCTGGGACTGACTGACAGTGCCATTTCGGAACGACGCTGTATTTCACTGCGCACTGTACAAAGTCGGCTACAAAGCATTTACTCCAAAATGGGCATAAGCGACGTGCCTAGCACCAAAGGCGGGGCGGTTTTTAATCGTCGGAATCGTGCTGTTGTCCTTGCTCTGCTCGCACGGCAAATTAATAGCAAGACTCTGGAAGCCTTGAATAATGAACTAGACTTCGTTGATGTCGAGTAG